Proteins encoded within one genomic window of Paraburkholderia sp. HP33-1:
- the mhpA gene encoding bifunctional 3-(3-hydroxy-phenyl)propionate/3-hydroxycinnamic acid hydroxylase MhpA: MDTYDAIISGYGPTGATVANLLATMGMRVAIVERDKDIYDKPRAITADHETLRAFQAAGLAEKITEDTCPHPGTDFIGVDGQVIKRFYPLPAPGPLGWEPTFMFYQPTLERVLRDGVKRFESVDVLVEHTLISLRQDAEGVEVDVTGPGELSKTLRGKYLLACDGARSAVRSQIESTIYDLAFDESWVVVDADLHDDVVLPERCVQYCRPARPGTYIVGPDRLRRWEIKVLPGEAPESFNDPEHLERVLSTFVDTSGVKVKRVAIYRFHAVVAEKWREGRVFLLGDAAHQMPPFMGQGLCAGVRDAYNLAWKLDAVLCGKAGDALLDTYGQERRPHVQTVVETAKSFGLIIGELDEQAARERDRRLGAELAAGTAQTIRQSFIPGLETGLLYRDVIGTLSTGAGKLFPQPWVSSEGVGRMRLDDLVRGNFYVVTRDRALAAAARDSLGVAASLSDVKVVCVVDEGQGSTNLETELIAVTEELDLVVRWLTETRAVAAVVRPDGFAYGTARHQGELKDMIVSLGRALTFAPHPEERAAAV; encoded by the coding sequence ATGGATACATACGACGCAATCATCTCGGGTTACGGCCCGACCGGCGCAACGGTGGCCAACCTGCTTGCCACGATGGGCATGCGCGTGGCAATAGTCGAGCGCGACAAGGACATCTACGACAAGCCGCGCGCGATCACCGCCGACCACGAGACGCTGCGCGCTTTCCAAGCGGCCGGCCTGGCCGAGAAAATCACGGAAGATACCTGTCCTCATCCCGGCACCGACTTCATCGGTGTCGACGGGCAGGTCATCAAACGTTTCTATCCGCTGCCGGCGCCCGGTCCACTCGGCTGGGAGCCGACCTTTATGTTCTACCAGCCCACCCTCGAGCGTGTGCTGAGAGACGGGGTCAAACGCTTCGAATCGGTCGATGTACTAGTCGAACACACGCTCATTTCTCTGCGCCAGGATGCTGAAGGGGTGGAGGTCGACGTCACTGGTCCGGGTGAGTTGAGCAAGACGCTGCGGGGCAAGTATCTGCTTGCGTGTGACGGCGCACGCAGTGCGGTGCGTAGCCAGATTGAGTCCACCATTTACGATCTTGCATTCGATGAATCGTGGGTGGTGGTCGATGCTGACTTGCATGACGACGTCGTACTGCCCGAACGATGCGTGCAATATTGCCGTCCCGCGCGCCCGGGCACTTACATCGTCGGGCCCGATCGTCTGCGCCGTTGGGAGATCAAGGTACTGCCGGGAGAGGCGCCAGAGTCCTTCAACGACCCGGAGCACCTAGAGCGTGTCCTCTCGACCTTTGTGGACACGAGCGGTGTCAAAGTCAAGCGCGTTGCGATCTACCGCTTCCACGCCGTCGTTGCCGAAAAATGGCGTGAAGGCCGCGTGTTTCTGCTCGGCGATGCGGCTCATCAGATGCCGCCTTTCATGGGACAGGGTTTGTGTGCAGGGGTACGGGATGCCTACAACCTTGCCTGGAAGCTCGACGCGGTGTTATGTGGCAAGGCCGGGGATGCATTGCTCGATACCTATGGGCAGGAGCGCCGCCCGCACGTGCAGACGGTCGTCGAAACCGCCAAATCCTTCGGCTTGATCATCGGCGAACTCGACGAGCAGGCCGCCCGCGAGCGGGATCGTCGTCTTGGCGCGGAGTTGGCGGCCGGTACGGCACAGACGATTCGCCAGTCGTTCATCCCGGGCCTGGAAACCGGTCTGCTGTATCGGGATGTGATCGGTACGCTGAGCACCGGTGCGGGTAAGTTGTTTCCGCAACCATGGGTGAGCAGCGAAGGCGTCGGTCGGATGCGCCTCGACGATCTGGTGCGTGGCAATTTCTATGTCGTCACCCGGGATCGGGCGCTTGCGGCGGCCGCGCGCGATTCGCTCGGCGTGGCTGCATCCTTGAGCGATGTCAAGGTCGTTTGCGTGGTGGACGAGGGGCAGGGCAGCACGAATCTCGAGACAGAACTGATTGCTGTCACCGAGGAGTTGGATCTTGTGGTGCGCTGGCTGACCGAGACGAGAGCCGTGGCGGCAGTGGTTCGTCCCGATGGTTTTGCCTATGGCACGGCGCGGCATCAGGGCGAGTTGAAGGACATGATCGTATCGCTCGGCAGGGCGCTCACGTTTGCACCTCATCCTGAAGAGCGGGCAGCGGCTGTGTGA